The window GGCAAGGGCTTGGAGCAGGAAAGCAGAAGTTGTTCTATCTGCCGGAAGCCCACAACGACTTTATTATGGCCGTTGTAGGTGAGGAACTCGGATTTTTGGGCATGTCCCTCTTTTTCGTGTTGATGGGAATGGTGCTCTTCAGAGCCTTTACCATTTCCTACAAGCAGACCGAACTGCGGGATAAGTTTATCACTTTTGGACTGGCTCTTATTATCTCCCTTGGTGCTGTGTTGAACCTCGCAGTTGTTATGGGTGCTGCTCCTCCAAAAGGAATCGCCATGCCCTTCATGAGCTATGGCGGCAGTAACCTTATCGCAATGTTGCTCTGCACTGGTCTCTTACTGAATTTTTCCCGTTCCCAAGAAGAGCGCGAGAGTAGAGGTAGAAAATGAAACGAGTAGTATTAACCACAGGTGGCACAGGCGGGCATGTTTTTCCTGCTTTGGCTGTTGCCGAAGAGATTAGAAGACGTTTTCCAGAAGCCGAGTTTCTCTTTATCGGGGGACAGTACGGTCCGGAACGTCAGATGGTAGAAAAAGCAGGTATCCCTTTTGTGGCTCTTCCTGTTCGCGGTGTACTCGGTCGCGGTGTAAAAGCCATCGGCGCTTTTGTTGGACTTGGCATTTCAGCCCTTAAGTCCATGCGCATTATTCGAAAATTCAATCCGGATGTTGTAATCGGTTTTGGTGGCTATGCTGCTGTTGCCGGTTGCGTTGGCGGCAAATTATGCGGCGTTCCGGTAGCAATTCACGAACAGAACTCTGTTCCCGGCTTAACAAACAGATTGCTGAGTAAAGTTGCCAAGCGCATTTTTATCTCACTGCCGGATGAACAGGAATTTTTTGAACCGGATTACACAGTTTTGACAGGCAACCCTGTCCGTGCAGCCATTGCGGATATCCGTAGTGCTTCTAAAACATTGGACGCTGCTGCACCGTCTGTTTTTGTTTGCGGTGGTAGCCTTGGTGCTAAAGCTGTAAACAGTGCAGTTGTCGATATGTTACCGACATTGAAAAAGCTTGGCTGCACAGTCCATCATCAAACAGGCAAGACTGATTTTGAAC is drawn from Halodesulfovibrio sp. MK-HDV and contains these coding sequences:
- the murG gene encoding undecaprenyldiphospho-muramoylpentapeptide beta-N-acetylglucosaminyltransferase, translating into MKRVVLTTGGTGGHVFPALAVAEEIRRRFPEAEFLFIGGQYGPERQMVEKAGIPFVALPVRGVLGRGVKAIGAFVGLGISALKSMRIIRKFNPDVVIGFGGYAAVAGCVGGKLCGVPVAIHEQNSVPGLTNRLLSKVAKRIFISLPDEQEFFEPDYTVLTGNPVRAAIADIRSASKTLDAAAPSVFVCGGSLGAKAVNSAVVDMLPTLKKLGCTVHHQTGKTDFERIQAAYAEGRMDQYIVEPFVDDMAAAYTAADLVICRAGATTIAELTVAGKPALYIPYPHATHNHQVHNARYLETKGAAVVVEERELDQKDMNSIVTELLTSDEKLQSMSVAAKKLGRPEAAASVVSCILDLLPKSSLESLVHPYNEPEKNESTD